TGGGGAACAGATCAACGCGCTGTGGATTGTGGTGGCGTCGGTCTGTATCTATCTAATCGCTTATCGTTTTTATGGTCTGTATATCGCCAAAAATGTGCTGGCGGTGGACCCGACGCGTATGACGCCAGCGGTGCGCCATAACGACGGGCTGGACTATGTGCCGACGGACAAGAAAGTGCTGTTCGGTCACCATTTTGCGGCCATTGCCGGAGCAGGCCCGCTGGTGGGGCCGGTGCTGGCGGCGCAAATGGGCTACCTGCCGGGGATGATCTGGCTGCTTGCCGGAGTGGTTCTCGCCGGTGCAGTGCAGGATTTCATGGTGCTGTTTGTTTCCACGCGCCGTGACGGTCGCTCGCTGGGTGAGCTGGTCAAAGAAGAGATGGGGCCAACCGCCGGGGTGATTGCGCTGGTAGCCTGCTTTATGATCATGGTCATTATCCTTGCCGTGCTGGCGATGATCGTGGTGAAAGCCCTGACCCATAGCCCGTGGGGAACGTATACCGTTGCGTTCACCATTCCGCTGGCGCTGTTTATGGGGATCTACCTGCGCTATCTGCGTCCGGGCCGCATTGGCGAAGTGTCGGTCATCGGTCTGGTGTTTCTGATTTTCGCCATTATCTCTGGCGGCTGGGTGGCAGAAAGCCCGACCTGGGCGCCGTACTTTGACTTTACCGGCGTGCAGTTGACCTGGATGTTGGTGGGCTACGGTTTTGTGGCGGCGGTGCTGCCGGTGTGGTTGCTGCTGGCTCCGCGTGACTACCTCTCTACCTTCCTGAAAATCGGGACTATCGTTGGTCTGGCGGTAGGCATTTTGATTATGCGCCCGACGCTGACCATGCCTGCGCTAACCAAATTTGTTGACGGCACTGGCCCGGTATGGACCGGTAACCTGTTCCCGTTCCTGTTTATCACCATCGCCTGTGGTGCGGTGTCTGGCTTCCATGCGCTGATCTCTTCCGGCACCACGCCGAAGATGCTGGCGAATGAAGGTCAGGCGTGTTTTATCGGCTACGGCGGGATGTTGATGGAATCCTTCGTGGCGATTATGGCGCTGGTTTCTGCCTGTATCATCGATCCGGGTGTGTACTTCGCCATGAATAGCCCGATGGCGGTGCTGGCTCCGGCGGGTACGACGGATGTCGTGGCTTCTGCCGCGCAGGTGGTGAGTAGCTGGGGCTTTGCTATTACCCCGGATACGTTAAACCAGATTGCCAGCGAAGTGGGTGAACAGTCGATCATTTCCCGTGCGGGCGGTGCGCCGACGTTGGCGGTGGGGATGGCCTACATTCTGCACGGCGCGCTGGGCGGCATGATGGATGTGGCGTTCTGGTATCACTTCGCCATTCTGTTTGAAGCACTGTTTATTCTGACGGCGGTGGATGCGGGTACGCGTGCTGCGCGCTTTATGTTGCAGGATCTGCTGGGCGTGGTGTCTCCGGGTCTGAAACGGACCGATTCATTACCTGCTAACCTGCTGGCAACGGCGCTGTGCGTGCTGGCGTGGGGCTACTTCCTCCATCAGGGCGTGGTCGATCCTCTGGGCGGTATTAACACTCTGTGGCCGCTGTTTGGTATTGCCAACCAGATGCTGGCAGGGATGGCGCTGATGCTCTGTGCCGTGGTGTTGTTCAAAATGAAACGTCAACGTTACGCCTGGGTGGCGCTGGTACCAACGGCCTGGTTGCTGATTTGTACCCTGACCGCAGGCTGGCAGAAAGCGTTTAGCCCGGATGCGAAAGTGGGCTTCCTGGCCATTGCTAACAAGTTCCAGGCAATGATCGACAGCGGCAATATTCCGTCGCAGTATACTGAGTCACAACTGGCGCAACTGGTGTTCAACAACCGTCTGGATGCCGGGTTAACCATCTTCTTTATGGTGGTCGTGGTGGTTCTGGCGCTGTTCTCGATTAAGACGGCGCTGGCGGCATTGAAAGAGCCTAAGCCAACGGCGAAAGAAACGCCGTATGAGCCAATGCCGGAAAATGTTGAAGAGATCGTGGCGCAGGCAAAAGGCGCGCACTAAAGTCAGAGTGAGGGGGGATGTGCCGGGCGTACCCCTTACTCTCAGCAATTCCAGGCCGGATAAGGCGTTCGCGCCGCATCCGGCACTCTCTCAGCAACCTGATTACCGGAGGTATTGATGTTTGATTCACTGGCAAAAGCCGGAAAATATTTAGGTCAGGCGGCGAAGCTGATGATTGGTATGCCTGATTACGATAACTATGTCGAACATATGCGGGTTAACCATCCTGATCAAACGCCGATGACCTATGAAGAGTTTTTCCGCGAGCGGCAGGACGCGCGCTACGGTGGGAAAGGCGGCGCGCGCTGCTGCTAAATTTGTTCGTCAGGCTTTAAACGATTCCACTTTTTCTAACGCTGTTCGCAACGTATCAGCTGTCAGCGTAACTGGCAGATAATGAATGGACTCCACCGGGCGCAAAGTATGGGCAATCACTTTGTCGATCTCTACCTGACTATTGATATCTACATCCAGCTCCGCCAGCGTGGTCGGCAGATGAAAACGCTGATACGCCTCGGTTAATTGCGCCAGCACATCATCCTGACCCAGCAAGGCGCTTTGCACCAGAATTCCGTAGGCGACTTTGGTGCCGTGGAGAAACTTCTCGGTTTGCGGCAGTACAGTCAGACCGTTATGCACGGCATGGGCCGCCGCCACACGCGTAAAACGATCGCCCAGACCACCGACCATTCCGCCTCCGGCGATAATGGCATCCACCACATCGCAAAATGATTGCGTTAACTGCTGATTTTGCTGATCGGCAAGCGCCTGTTCGCTCCTGTTTAACAAGACGTCGCGGATGGTCTGCGCGTTATTGATTCCCAGACGCACGGTTAGTGGCAATGTTTCTGGTTGCGGAGCCAGCACCACCGCTTCATACCATTTCGCCAGCGTGTCGCCGATGCCCGCCAGCAGATATTCTTGCGGCGCATTGAGGATAATCTCCGGTTCCACCAGCACCATAAAATTGGCATCGTCGAAAATCTCATAATGAAGCGCCTGTCCGGCATCGTTATACCAGACAGAGAGCGGAGTCCAGGCGGCACAGGTAGCGGCGATCGTCGGAACGGCAACAAACGGTAGACCGAGGCGACGGGCGAGGGCTTTTGCGGTGTCGAGCAGTGCGCCGCCACCGACGCCAATTACTACGCTGCGATCGCCACCAGACTGCGTCGCCAGTTGCTGCACATCGCTTTCGCTGCAATGACCGCGAAACAAAATATGCTTTGCCCCAGGCAGTTCAAACGCTGGCGGAAGTTTGGTTTGCGCCGCAGCAATGGCACGTTCACCATAAATCCACACAGCGCGAGAAAGCTGTTCAGTCGTGAAAAAATCATGCAGGTGATTCAGACTTCCGGGATGAGAAAAGTAGTTAGCAGGGCCGACGACGACGCGGATAGGATTGTGATGCATGTTGTGTTGTCCTTATTGTTTTATTTAGACATCTAAACGTCTTGATTGCCAAATACTATCATCGTGTTATAGTGCCTTCAACACGCAACTTCGTCAGGCACAATAAAAATGACAAATAACCCTCTGATTCCACAAAGCAAACTTCCACAACTTGGCACTACCATTTTCACCCAGATGAGTGCGCTGGCGCAGCAGCACCAGGCGATTAATCTGTCGCAAGGCTTTCCTGATTTTGATGGTCCGCACTATTTGCAGGAGCGACTGGCGCATCACGTTGCCCAGGGGGCAAATCAATACGCGCCAATGACCGGCGTGCAGGCATTGCGTGAGGCGATTGCTGAGAAAACGGGACGTCTGTATGGCTATCAACCGGATGCTGATAGCGACATCACCGTAACAGCAGGGGCGACGGAGGCGTTATACGCAGCGATTACCGCGCTGGTACGTAGTGGCGATGAAGTTATCTGTTTCGACCCCAGTTATGACAGTTATGCGCCTGCCATTGCGCTATCTGGTGGGATCGTGAAACGCATTGCGCTACAGCCGCCGCATTTTCGCGTTGACTGGCAAGAATTTGCTGCGCTATTGGGCGAGCGCACCCGGCTGGTGATCCTCAACACGCCGCATAATCCCAGCGCCACCGTCTGGCAGCAGGCTGATTTTGCCGCTTTGTGGCAGGCAATTGCCGATCGCGAGATTTTTGTCATTAGTGATGAAGTTTACGAGCACATTAACTTTTCACAGCCAGGCCATGCCAGCGTGCTGGCGCATCCGCAGCTGCGTGAGCGGGCGGTGGCGGTGTCATCGTTTGGCAAGACCTATCATATGACTGGCTGGAAAGTGGGGTATTGCGTTGCGCCAGCGCCCATCAGCGCCGAGATACGTAAAGTGCATCAGTATCTGACCTTTTCGGTCAACACCCCCGCACAACTGGCGCTTGCCGATATGCTACGGGAAAATCCTGAACATTATTTTGCATTACCGGACTTTTATCGCCAGAAGCGCGATATTCTCGTGAACGCGTTAAGCGAGAGCCGGCTGGAGATTTTACCGTGTGAAGGTACATACTTTTTGCTGGTGGATTACAGCGCCGTGTCTACGCTGAATGATGTTGAGTTTTGCCAGTGGTTGACGCGGGAGCATGGAGTGGCGGCGATCCCGCTGTCGGTATTTTGCGCAGATCCCTTCCCGCATAAACTGATTCGTCTTTGTTTTGCCAAGAAGGAATCGACGCTGCTGGCGGCGGCTGAACGCCTGCGCCAGCTTTAGTTATTTGACGGTCCAGGCGCGGGAATATTGACGGTCGGCAAACAGTTCTTGCAGGCCGTTAATTTGCTTAAGGCGTAACACTTCGTCGCTATCCATACCCAGCTCTTTACCGATTTTATTATCGTCCCAACCTAACTGGCTGAGTTCACGAACAATTTCTGACATTGCCGTGACCTGGTGGCGACCACGCGCGCGGTTGTGGCGAATAGTTGCAGCGATACGTTCGTTACGTGTTCCTTCCAGGCAGGTGACCGGTAAATACCCTTTTAATCGCAATTTTAACGTGTTAGAGCCTTTACCAATTTCATGACGGTGAAAACCATCAACAATTTCAAGTGTGCTGGCTCGTGTGTTGGTCACCACAATTGGCTGGGTAAAACCATCGACCTCAATTGATTTTTGCAGTAATCGTTTCTCTGGCGGCGCGACGTTATTCGGATTGTAATCATTGGGGGTGAGTTGGGTGTTCTTAACCCACAAAACACAATCTACCGGTTCGTCGCGAAATGGGCTCACTTGATGGATCGCCGTTCTGATCTCATTGATCGCCTTAATGCGATCTTCTTCCGCCAGACTGGCGAGAAATTGAGTTAAATCCTGCGTTAATCGCTGCTGCATAGTATTCCCCATTCCTGACGTTTTCCTTTAATCCGTTTGTTATAACGCTGATAATTTTTGGCTTTTGTGGGGCTGAATGATAATGCCCGACACCAATAATCATTGTTGAGCAATACTTTGCAGATACGTCGCCAGGAAGGGACGTCTTTTGAGCCAATATCTCCATGCTGTGTTTGAGGGATCTCGATGCCTTTTTTTTGATACCAGTGCAAATAAACAGCAATTTTATTGCGGTAATGTTCAGCCGTTTTTTCGGGCATACTGTTTAGCAGTAATAAGGCATATTCTTGCCAGTCTAAATGGTCAGGCTTAAGGATCTTCCGGTGACCATAAAATTGATTGTCATGACCTGCGTAAATTCCACCGCTTTTTACGCCACTGACCCGGGCGCACATTGCGGCCCATCGGTCAGGTTCAAGAACATGATATAACCACAAACCTTGCCGTTGCTCCGGACCAAAAGGTTCACAGATTCGCATGTGACGCAGGGGAACGCCTGCCTGATACATCAGGTTATACAAAGGGTTAGATAGAGTCTGCTGTTTAGCATACCAGGTCCAGATATCGGCCACTTTCCAGTCGTAAATGGGATAAATATACCAACAATGGCCACCTGGCGCGGCGGTGGTCCACGGCTTATCGTCAGCAAAACGTTGTTTATTTAAGCTGGCAATGGCGACGAAACGATTATAAGACTCGTCGGCACGAATACCGACCATCATTGCGGCAGGGCGATGTTGTGAAAACCATTCGGCAAATTCACGTACGAAATGTTCAAAGGTCATGCCGGATTGATAAAACGAGAAAAATGCGGGATCGGTTATCGCATCTTCTGGCGGCTGACGAACCCATTCAATATCAGGCTGCCAGCACTGCCATTCGGGTTGATATTGGGATAATGAATTTTGCGTTGTTAGCGGTAGTGCCACCCAATAAAACTCTTCGATAACATCGGCATACTGCTCACGTAGCGATTGAACATAGTCAATCGTACAAGAAAACTGAGCTTCCCAGTCGATAAACAGGACGTGTATTTTTTTTCCCATTTTTCTGGCCAGATCTGCGGTCAAATGGAGCATTAAGCCAGAATCTTTACCACCAGAAAAAGAGACGCATACGCGAGGCAGAGTATTAAGTGTCCAGGTGATACGGTCTTGTGCTGCTTCCAGGATATTGAGAGGTAGCGGGATTTTATAAATGGACATCTGAAGACGCTCTCTTAACGTGACCGTGAGAAAAGTGCGATAGTTTCCTGATTATAATATTAATAAATTAAAATGAGGTATCTTATTTTATATTCACATGCTGAATTTTTATGACCAATATTATCCATGCCGGTAGGTGTTTAACATAAGTTATCATTCAAACGATCAATAAAAAGAGAGAAACTCAGGTTGTTTAATGATGATTTATTGTAGGAAATATAAAGTGTATTAGAGGGTAGATTTTGTTCTAGTTTTATTTGTTTTAATTGAAGGTTTTTTTGATGGCTGCGATATAATTCGAAGGGAACAATACCCAGTAAATCGGTTACTGCAATAGTATTGACAATAGTAAACAGTGAAGAGCTACGGAATGCTATTTTTCGGTTTGTCAGAATCGCTTCTATTTCCATCTGAAAGTCTTCAAGGCCGGGTGCTTTTGATGTCAGGGAAGTGAACTCTTCATCAAGAATTTCTTCGCGGCTGCTGTTTTCCGTTATTCTCGGATGGGTTGTGCTACAGATAAGCGTGTTTCGTATCGACTGAAAAGGCATACAGCTCACCGAGCGACTGATGACCGGCGTTAATGTGATGACCAGGTCTGCTTTGCGATAAGTCAATAAATCTTCCGCACTTTCTGCTGACATCATGATGTCATGATGTTCAATTTCTACGGCTGTGTCTTGTCGTAGACATCCAATCAAAAGGCTACTGTTGGTTGAAGAGATGAGTTGCGGGCCATAAATAATAAATTTTTTCTTCAGTTCTGCTGTATTGACAATGTTGATGGTTTGCTCAAGGTTCTTAAGATTTTTCTCAAGATGATGATGCAAATTTAACCCTGTCGTTGTTGGTGCAATACCTTTTCCGGAGCGAATAAATAAGGGATCATTAAATTGTGCACGTAGACGTTGTAAAGACTGACTTACCGCAGAAGGTGTTATATATAACGATTCTGCGGCCTTGCTAATGCTAAGATGTTGGTATATGCATTCAAAAATAACAAGCAAGTTTAAATCGAATTTTTTTAAGTCGTAAAGATTAGCCATGATGCACTCCATTCATATTCTTGTTCTCATAATATTCATCAAGTCAATGATACGGCTTTATGTATTTGCATATATTATGTTGTTTTACTTAATTTACGATTAAGTTTTTCTAAAATAGCATAGTTGATATGAGCGGGGTGAACAATACTTGCGGTTTTATGGATAACTGTAAAATAGTCATCTATTCCAGTTATCCATAAAATGAATGTTATTTATTCCCCATAATAATATTTAAGGTCTTTTGATCCGGTAATCCGACAGCTTGCTGTAATGTGTTCTCTGGACTCATGTAATAAATCGCAGGTGTGACATTTGCACCCAGTTCGTCCATCAGCGCCTCATTGGCGCTTAGAATTTTCATCTGTTCCGGACTGACGCTCCCGGAGAGGTTCAGCTTTAACTTGCCGCCTGATGCTTCATACTCTTGCCACGTTTTTGCCGGATCTTTAGACGCGAGGATTGCCGCCGCAGTGGCTGGACTTTCGGGTTTTATCACGCCAACCAGTAGAGTACGAATTTGTACTTTACCGGCATCAACCCAGGGGCGCGCTTGTTGCCAGAATTGTTTGCAATACGGGCAGAAAGGATCGGCAAAAACATAAACCACCACTGGCGCATCTTTTTTACCGTCAAGTAACCAGCTTGATTGTTCCATGCGCTGCCACATTTCGCGTCCGGCAGGTGCGTAAATCTCTTTTTCAATAAGGGCGTTACTGAGGTTTTCTCCCTTTTCGTTGTACATATAGCCAGAGATGGCATGTTTGCCGTCGGGCGTAAGGTAGATAGTGATCCCCATGTCCTGATATTTTCCCAGATAACCTTTCATACCACCTGGCGCATCGAACGATTTAATAATCGTAATCCCCTGTTTTTCAATCGCTTTAACGGGCGCAGGAAGCTCTTCGGCGTAAGCAAATCCTGGGAGTAGGGTTAACAAAATTATCTTTTTTAACATTGCTTTGTCCTTTTCGGTCAGTGCAAATACACAATAAAAGGCTTAACCTATCACTGTCATAGTTAAGACCTTATGTCAGATGATTGCCCTTTGTTTATGAGGGTGTTGTAATCCCTCTCGTCGTTGCGATCATCATTGCAACACCGCAGCCTGCTGAACAGGCGCTGAAGATACCAAAGGGTAGTTCAGGTTATGCGGTCACCTGGAAAGGGGACCCTTTTTACTTTTTATCGCCGCTGGCGGTGCAAAGTTCACAAAGTTGTCTTACGAAGGTTGTAAGGTAAAACTTATCGATTTGATAATGGAAACGCATTAGCCGAATCGGCAAAAATTGGTTACCTTACATCACATCGAAAACACGGAGGAAGTATAGATGTCCTT
The DNA window shown above is from Escherichia sp. E4742 and carries:
- the ybdL gene encoding methionine-oxo-acid transaminase, coding for MTNNPLIPQSKLPQLGTTIFTQMSALAQQHQAINLSQGFPDFDGPHYLQERLAHHVAQGANQYAPMTGVQALREAIAEKTGRLYGYQPDADSDITVTAGATEALYAAITALVRSGDEVICFDPSYDSYAPAIALSGGIVKRIALQPPHFRVDWQEFAALLGERTRLVILNTPHNPSATVWQQADFAALWQAIADREIFVISDEVYEHINFSQPGHASVLAHPQLRERAVAVSSFGKTYHMTGWKVGYCVAPAPISAEIRKVHQYLTFSVNTPAQLALADMLRENPEHYFALPDFYRQKRDILVNALSESRLEILPCEGTYFLLVDYSAVSTLNDVEFCQWLTREHGVAAIPLSVFCADPFPHKLIRLCFAKKESTLLAAAERLRQL
- the cstA gene encoding pyruvate/proton symporter CstA, with the translated sequence MNKSGKYLVWTVLSVMGAFALGYIALNRGEQINALWIVVASVCIYLIAYRFYGLYIAKNVLAVDPTRMTPAVRHNDGLDYVPTDKKVLFGHHFAAIAGAGPLVGPVLAAQMGYLPGMIWLLAGVVLAGAVQDFMVLFVSTRRDGRSLGELVKEEMGPTAGVIALVACFMIMVIILAVLAMIVVKALTHSPWGTYTVAFTIPLALFMGIYLRYLRPGRIGEVSVIGLVFLIFAIISGGWVAESPTWAPYFDFTGVQLTWMLVGYGFVAAVLPVWLLLAPRDYLSTFLKIGTIVGLAVGILIMRPTLTMPALTKFVDGTGPVWTGNLFPFLFITIACGAVSGFHALISSGTTPKMLANEGQACFIGYGGMLMESFVAIMALVSACIIDPGVYFAMNSPMAVLAPAGTTDVVASAAQVVSSWGFAITPDTLNQIASEVGEQSIISRAGGAPTLAVGMAYILHGALGGMMDVAFWYHFAILFEALFILTAVDAGTRAARFMLQDLLGVVSPGLKRTDSLPANLLATALCVLAWGYFLHQGVVDPLGGINTLWPLFGIANQMLAGMALMLCAVVLFKMKRQRYAWVALVPTAWLLICTLTAGWQKAFSPDAKVGFLAIANKFQAMIDSGNIPSQYTESQLAQLVFNNRLDAGLTIFFMVVVVVLALFSIKTALAALKEPKPTAKETPYEPMPENVEEIVAQAKGAH
- the dsbG gene encoding thiol:disulfide interchange protein DsbG, with protein sequence MLKKIILLTLLPGFAYAEELPAPVKAIEKQGITIIKSFDAPGGMKGYLGKYQDMGITIYLTPDGKHAISGYMYNEKGENLSNALIEKEIYAPAGREMWQRMEQSSWLLDGKKDAPVVVYVFADPFCPYCKQFWQQARPWVDAGKVQIRTLLVGVIKPESPATAAAILASKDPAKTWQEYEASGGKLKLNLSGSVSPEQMKILSANEALMDELGANVTPAIYYMSPENTLQQAVGLPDQKTLNIIMGNK
- the hcxA gene encoding hydroxycarboxylate dehydrogenase HcxA: MHHNPIRVVVGPANYFSHPGSLNHLHDFFTTEQLSRAVWIYGERAIAAAQTKLPPAFELPGAKHILFRGHCSESDVQQLATQSGGDRSVVIGVGGGALLDTAKALARRLGLPFVAVPTIAATCAAWTPLSVWYNDAGQALHYEIFDDANFMVLVEPEIILNAPQEYLLAGIGDTLAKWYEAVVLAPQPETLPLTVRLGINNAQTIRDVLLNRSEQALADQQNQQLTQSFCDVVDAIIAGGGMVGGLGDRFTRVAAAHAVHNGLTVLPQTEKFLHGTKVAYGILVQSALLGQDDVLAQLTEAYQRFHLPTTLAELDVDINSQVEIDKVIAHTLRPVESIHYLPVTLTADTLRTALEKVESFKA
- the citR gene encoding DNA-binding transcriptional repressor CitR, encoding MANLYDLKKFDLNLLVIFECIYQHLSISKAAESLYITPSAVSQSLQRLRAQFNDPLFIRSGKGIAPTTTGLNLHHHLEKNLKNLEQTINIVNTAELKKKFIIYGPQLISSTNSSLLIGCLRQDTAVEIEHHDIMMSAESAEDLLTYRKADLVITLTPVISRSVSCMPFQSIRNTLICSTTHPRITENSSREEILDEEFTSLTSKAPGLEDFQMEIEAILTNRKIAFRSSSLFTIVNTIAVTDLLGIVPFELYRSHQKNLQLKQIKLEQNLPSNTLYISYNKSSLNNLSFSLFIDRLNDNLC
- a CDS encoding IbrB-like domain-containing protein, giving the protein MGNTMQQRLTQDLTQFLASLAEEDRIKAINEIRTAIHQVSPFRDEPVDCVLWVKNTQLTPNDYNPNNVAPPEKRLLQKSIEVDGFTQPIVVTNTRASTLEIVDGFHRHEIGKGSNTLKLRLKGYLPVTCLEGTRNERIAATIRHNRARGRHQVTAMSEIVRELSQLGWDDNKIGKELGMDSDEVLRLKQINGLQELFADRQYSRAWTVK
- a CDS encoding phosphoadenosine phosphosulfate reductase, producing MSIYKIPLPLNILEAAQDRITWTLNTLPRVCVSFSGGKDSGLMLHLTADLARKMGKKIHVLFIDWEAQFSCTIDYVQSLREQYADVIEEFYWVALPLTTQNSLSQYQPEWQCWQPDIEWVRQPPEDAITDPAFFSFYQSGMTFEHFVREFAEWFSQHRPAAMMVGIRADESYNRFVAIASLNKQRFADDKPWTTAAPGGHCWYIYPIYDWKVADIWTWYAKQQTLSNPLYNLMYQAGVPLRHMRICEPFGPEQRQGLWLYHVLEPDRWAAMCARVSGVKSGGIYAGHDNQFYGHRKILKPDHLDWQEYALLLLNSMPEKTAEHYRNKIAVYLHWYQKKGIEIPQTQHGDIGSKDVPSWRRICKVLLNNDYWCRALSFSPTKAKNYQRYNKRIKGKRQEWGILCSSD
- a CDS encoding YbdD/YjiX family protein, translating into MFDSLAKAGKYLGQAAKLMIGMPDYDNYVEHMRVNHPDQTPMTYEEFFRERQDARYGGKGGARCC